In Glandiceps talaboti chromosome 4, keGlaTala1.1, whole genome shotgun sequence, a single window of DNA contains:
- the LOC144434412 gene encoding uncharacterized protein LOC144434412 codes for MAASTSTSMFSSGPLEGMFTEEEIFTDEYKEIASRDYPFENLVMEGGGAKGIAYAGVLKVLEKVGIWQKLKRYGGASAGAIVSCLLAVGYSPDEISTIIYNQNMEELAVDNPTKLGEYIHFIPHLKKLCSHYGWNSGNKLYDWLGKVIETKTGKKDLTFRELYMDHGRELCVIVTNVSLLTEEYYHVKTTPHESIRHAVRMSMSIPVFFEAVKSQSGEHQDLFVDGGVLDNYPIKCYDGWWLSMEIKDNFIAKLDLSDLDKIALRHDRFGRYNEKTLGVVLCAPCAEGVYDQRLVARDKDPTPRPDTPLARKQNEKDKRSRFPSDKKEEEILKAFSVLMKILKNCSLDRSLAIAKDDLKKALTDAAKDGTLSTEQGRLIFGPNWDPSSAVKELDFDKDGKITFDRLVKFAEERGLAAKSRFVGHARADIGNFREFLETFMNTLTVNIQRLYFKNNDLKRTIAVNIDYIGTLDFDMEAADKKFAIAQGTKAACGFLKEYLEKKDEAT; via the exons ATGGCTGCAAGTACGTCAACAAGTATGTTTTCGAGTGGTCCCCTAGAAGGAATGTTTACAGAGGAAGAGATATTCACAGACGAATACAAAGAGATAGCATCACGGGACTATCCATTTGAAAACCTCGTCATGGAAGGTGGCGGGGCAAAGGGTATCGCCTACGCAGGAGTATTGAAG GTACTAGAGAAAGTCGGAATCTGGCAAAAATTGAAACGTTATGGAGGTGCTAGTGCCGGTGCTATTGTTTCGTGTTTACTGGCAGTGGGATATAGCCCTGATGAGATCTCCACTATCATCTACAATCAAAACATGGAGGAGTTAGCAGTTG ACAACCCTACAAAGTTGGGtgaatatattcatttcatacCACATCTTAAAAAATTGTGTTCACATTATGGATGGAATTCTGGAAATAAATTATATGACTGGCTTGGTAAGGTGATAGAAACCAAAACAGGAAAGAAGGATTTGACCTTTCGAGAG TTGTATATGGACCATGGTAGAGAATTATGTGTTATAGTCACCAACGTGAGTTTGTTGACCGAAGAGTATTATCACGTGAAAACCACACCACATGAATCTATACGACATGCAGTTAGAATGTCTATGTCTATACCAG tgttttttgaaGCTGTGAAAAGTCAATCTGGAGAGCATCAAGATTTGTTTGTGGATGGTGGAGTGTTGGATAACTACCCTATTAAATGTTACGATG GTTGGTGGTTGTCAATGGAGATTAAAGATAACTTCATTGCAAAATTGGATTTGTCTGACCTAGACAAGATAGCACTACGTCATGATAGATTTGGTAGATACAACGAAAAAACTCTGGGTGTTGTACTG TGTGCTCCATGCGCAGAGGGTGTGTACGACCAACGGTTGGTTGCACGTGATAAGGACCCAACTCCTAGACCTGACACGCCATTGGCAAG AAAACAGAATGAAAAAGATAAACGGTCTAGATTTCCAAGTGATAAAAAAGAAGAGGAAATTCTGAAGGCATTCAGTGTGTTGATGAAGATACTAAAGAACTGTTCTCTAGATCGGTCTCTGGCCATTGCTAAAGATGATCTCAAGAAAGCTTTGACAGAC GCTGCCAAAGATGGAACATTAAGCACTGAACAAGGCAGACTCATTTTTGGACCGAACTGGGATCCGTCGTCTGCGGTGAAAGAACTGGACTTCGATAAAGATGGCAAG ATAACTTTCGACAGGTTAGTGAAATTTGCAGAAGAACGAGGACTTGCAGCCAAGAGCCGATTCGTTGGTCACGCTCGTGCAGACATTGGAAACTTCCGTGAATTTCTTGAGACATTCATGAACACTCTGACGGTCAACATTCAAAGACTCTATTTCAAG AATAATGATCTCAAGCGCACAATCGCAGTTAATATCGATTACATTGGAACTTTGGATTTTGACATGGAGGCCGCTGACAAGAAATTCGCCATAGCG CAAGGAACGAAAGCAGCATGTGGTTTTCTGAAGGAGTACCTGGAAAAGAAAGATGAGGCAACCTAG